The Candidatus Nitrosocosmicus franklandus genome contains a region encoding:
- a CDS encoding branched-chain amino acid transaminase, with amino-acid sequence MLESDKIWLDGQSIDYNDAKVHVLTHGLHYGTGIFEGIRSYATESGHAIFRLDDHIKRLYNSGKAYFMQFDFTPDEIKKATINVVKANRLGDCYVRIIAFYGYGKLGVNPLPNKVSIAITAWKWTEHIRKEDLEQGIHMMVSSWEKVGSKSLPTHAKGVANYANSALARMEALKSGFDEAILLNSNGHVVEASAENIFLAKNGVLYTPPISSGALEGITRDTVIAIAQKNNIKVIFDNISRDELYYFDEIFLTGTASEIVPVGYIDHRKIGHGHMGYMTSLIREQFAKIVTGREKSYQDWLTYL; translated from the coding sequence ATGCTGGAAAGTGATAAAATTTGGCTGGACGGTCAGTCAATAGACTATAATGATGCAAAAGTTCATGTTTTAACTCATGGATTGCATTATGGTACTGGAATTTTTGAAGGTATTCGTTCCTATGCAACCGAAAGTGGGCATGCTATATTTAGATTGGATGATCATATCAAACGATTATACAATAGCGGAAAGGCATACTTTATGCAATTTGATTTCACACCTGATGAAATAAAAAAAGCGACTATCAATGTTGTAAAAGCCAATAGACTAGGTGACTGCTATGTTAGAATAATCGCCTTTTATGGATATGGCAAGTTGGGAGTCAATCCATTACCTAATAAAGTTTCAATAGCAATTACAGCTTGGAAATGGACAGAACACATTAGAAAGGAAGACCTTGAGCAAGGAATTCATATGATGGTGTCATCATGGGAAAAGGTAGGATCCAAAAGCCTTCCAACCCATGCTAAAGGAGTAGCAAACTATGCAAATTCTGCACTTGCAAGAATGGAGGCATTAAAATCTGGCTTCGATGAAGCTATCCTGCTAAACTCTAATGGTCACGTGGTAGAAGCTAGTGCCGAAAATATATTTTTGGCAAAGAATGGTGTTTTGTATACCCCTCCAATTTCAAGCGGTGCTCTTGAAGGTATAACTAGAGATACTGTTATTGCTATTGCTCAAAAAAACAATATAAAAGTAATATTCGATAATATTTCAAGGGACGAACTTTATTACTTTGATGAGATATTTCTGACAGGAACAGCCTCTGAGATAGTTCCTGTCGGATATATCGATCATAGAAAAATTGGTCATGGTCATATGGGATATATGACGTCACTAATTAGAGAACAATTTGCCAAAATAGTAACTGGACGAGAAAAATCTTATCAAGATTGGTTAACATACCTCTGA
- a CDS encoding aspartate kinase — protein MEQLVIAKFGGSALGVDGVKIPVIIERIKELKKKSKIICVFSAPLTNYEGKNLSMTDVAIRISRNYATSNPVDVDILKNVYLEISKKYLSIENQKKFESELDQFYKTVIISLKQVAENRRFVDVSRSRILAYSGEIVISSLMNYILRTNNINSSSVNIDEWPIITDDNFEAANFMLDESKKKLGHLVDLINNNDVVCIGGFIGKTVDGLETTYERGGSDRSAADLGILLSSNFKVNLDFEKDNSVLSADPKIVSKNLHNVKILSYNEAKLAGMFGMKILDPIAIKDIDDHGLDLLILVTNISNPENYTQIVKKVSEDENEIEPKIKIVTGKKNCAIVRMESIAASHIAALFEKQRQYHDFVKLSPYKKDNVEITRFLFLDGDYVRRHEKIFRAFYPKVEMVYGRGVVTLIGDSMWKIPKIVSETSSIVSQQDINILNIDAQEETSRILILVEDHNVEEVIRSIHSKGTIIN, from the coding sequence TTGGAGCAACTAGTAATAGCAAAGTTCGGTGGTTCTGCGTTAGGAGTGGATGGTGTAAAAATTCCAGTAATTATTGAGAGAATTAAGGAATTGAAAAAAAAGTCCAAGATAATTTGTGTTTTTTCTGCTCCACTTACAAACTATGAAGGAAAAAACTTGTCAATGACCGATGTGGCAATTCGAATCTCTCGAAATTATGCGACTTCAAACCCTGTAGATGTTGATATCTTAAAGAACGTATATCTTGAAATTTCAAAAAAATATCTTTCTATAGAAAATCAAAAAAAATTTGAAAGCGAATTAGATCAATTCTACAAGACAGTTATTATCTCGCTAAAACAAGTTGCAGAAAATAGACGGTTTGTAGATGTAAGCCGTTCACGTATTCTTGCCTATAGTGGTGAGATTGTAATATCGAGCCTGATGAACTATATCTTGAGAACTAATAATATTAATTCCTCAAGTGTAAACATTGACGAGTGGCCTATTATAACAGATGATAACTTTGAAGCTGCAAATTTTATGTTAGACGAATCCAAAAAAAAACTAGGACACTTGGTGGACCTAATCAATAATAATGATGTTGTGTGTATTGGAGGATTTATCGGAAAAACTGTAGACGGGCTTGAAACTACTTACGAAAGGGGTGGATCAGATAGGTCAGCTGCAGACTTGGGAATATTGTTATCCTCGAATTTCAAAGTAAATCTTGATTTTGAGAAAGACAACTCTGTTTTGAGTGCTGATCCAAAAATAGTCTCCAAAAACCTTCACAATGTAAAGATTCTCTCATATAATGAGGCCAAACTCGCTGGGATGTTTGGAATGAAAATCTTGGATCCGATTGCCATAAAAGACATTGACGATCATGGACTTGATTTACTTATTTTAGTTACTAATATATCTAATCCAGAAAATTATACTCAAATTGTAAAAAAAGTATCAGAAGATGAGAATGAGATAGAACCTAAAATAAAGATTGTTACTGGCAAAAAGAATTGTGCCATTGTTAGAATGGAATCAATTGCTGCTTCGCATATTGCAGCTTTGTTTGAGAAACAGCGACAATACCATGATTTTGTTAAATTGTCTCCATACAAAAAAGATAATGTGGAGATAACAAGGTTTCTATTTTTGGATGGCGATTATGTAAGAAGACACGAAAAGATATTTCGCGCCTTTTATCCTAAAGTAGAAATGGTATATGGCAGAGGGGTAGTAACACTAATTGGCGATTCTATGTGGAAGATTCCAAAAATAGTTTCCGAAACTAGCAGCATTGTAAGTCAACAAGATATAAACATACTAAATATTGACGCACAGGAAGAGACTTCACGTATTTTGATTCTAGTAGAAGACCATAATGTAGAGGAAGTAATCCGATCAATACACTCAAAAGGCACGATAATCAACTAA
- a CDS encoding glycosyltransferase: protein MVLFFTSPIGLGHITRDIAILEKMVNIHKKNMNLELKLITGLKAYDFATTYAQVNSDKLNIKVLNLFNSPRFSVSNGVLKHNFLWLLRYLLYFRNSKTLIRKLLTTTSLDSPKTRSGTIISDEDFASISVAQDLRRSRILITDILSTHFVNSKLLSRMETFLNNSMCKLISSSNCVIVPELGDNKNNIVYVGPIVRETLFTREELRCRLLLSRKTILITTGGTHAGHYLIENVLKVLRSLKSKFDFELILSYPYELNVSGIEAINFRSIGFVQNIHEYIFAVDLVISLAGKSTIDECNVYGTPGIFIPIKNHFEQVERAKSLGFSFEDIHRLQIILEEYLSNIGVRKKSQVKNGVSEAAQIISEYLNE, encoded by the coding sequence ATGGTCTTATTCTTTACAAGTCCAATTGGCCTTGGACACATAACACGTGATATTGCGATATTAGAAAAAATGGTTAATATTCATAAAAAAAATATGAACCTCGAGTTAAAATTGATAACGGGTCTAAAAGCATATGATTTCGCAACAACATATGCCCAAGTCAATAGCGATAAATTAAATATCAAGGTTTTAAATCTATTTAACTCTCCAAGGTTTTCTGTCTCGAATGGAGTATTAAAACACAACTTTCTCTGGCTTCTTAGATATTTATTGTACTTTAGAAATTCAAAAACTCTGATAAGAAAATTACTAACAACAACTTCTCTTGATTCTCCTAAGACAAGATCAGGAACGATTATCTCTGACGAGGATTTTGCATCCATATCTGTAGCACAGGATCTGAGGAGATCCCGTATTCTCATAACTGACATTTTGTCTACCCATTTCGTTAACTCCAAATTATTATCACGAATGGAAACCTTTCTGAATAATTCCATGTGTAAACTCATATCGTCATCTAATTGCGTCATTGTTCCAGAATTAGGAGACAATAAGAATAACATTGTGTATGTTGGACCAATCGTAAGAGAAACTTTATTCACTAGAGAAGAATTAAGATGCAGACTTTTGCTTAGCAGAAAAACGATTTTGATTACTACAGGTGGGACTCATGCTGGACACTATTTGATTGAAAACGTGCTCAAGGTTCTTCGTTCTTTAAAGAGCAAATTTGATTTTGAATTGATCCTTTCATATCCTTACGAATTAAACGTTTCAGGGATTGAAGCAATTAATTTTAGAAGCATAGGCTTTGTGCAAAATATTCATGAATATATATTTGCAGTAGATTTGGTAATTTCTTTGGCAGGCAAATCCACTATCGACGAGTGCAATGTGTATGGAACGCCTGGTATTTTTATTCCTATCAAGAATCACTTTGAACAGGTAGAGAGAGCAAAGAGCTTGGGATTTTCCTTTGAGGACATTCATAGACTCCAGATAATACTAGAAGAATATCTCTCAAATATTGGTGTTAGAAAAAAATCTCAGGTTAAAAATGGAGTCTCTGAAGCTGCTCAAATAATATCTGAATATCTTAATGAATAA
- a CDS encoding DUF2024 family protein, with amino-acid sequence MECAVYDTYVTKKDGRIMHFDVIVEASTPHEKAIEYGKKYLESVDQGGQKMTQEECQFCHIQEAPPVVAQEIEKSGYYIQKMEGCP; translated from the coding sequence ATGGAATGTGCAGTTTATGATACATATGTAACAAAAAAGGATGGAAGAATAATGCATTTTGATGTTATCGTGGAGGCAAGCACTCCTCATGAAAAGGCGATAGAATATGGAAAAAAATATCTGGAAAGCGTAGACCAAGGGGGCCAAAAAATGACTCAAGAGGAATGTCAATTCTGTCATATACAAGAGGCACCACCAGTTGTTGCTCAAGAAATAGAGAAATCTGGGTATTATATACAAAAAATGGAAGGCTGTCCCTAA